A window of the Synechococcus sp. JA-3-3Ab genome harbors these coding sequences:
- a CDS encoding heavy metal translocating P-type ATPase, which produces MSDSGSHSAAPGLSASSAGGTWRLAIQGMSCASCTAVIEQALSRVRGVTAQAVNFASEQAIVRGDPRLVNPQALIRAVEQAGYQARLVEDDWQQSDPTDPERIAQRAAERELKLKVAIGVGLSTVLLIGSLPMMLGREIPGLPPWLQDPWLQLLLTAPVQFWVGQPFYRGAWAAWQRRSADMNTLVALGTSAAFFYSLFPTLFPNFFHQQGLHPDVYYEVAAVVVTLVLVGKWMEQRAKGQTSEAIRKLIGLQPKTARVIRDGVEQDIPIAAVQVGDRIRVRPGEKVPVDGVILEGSSSLDESMVTGESLPVSKSAGDEVIGATLNQTGSFVMEARRVGKDTLLAQIVRLVQEAQGSKAPIQQVADRVTAWFVPAVIGVAILTFVLWWGLAGNPTLALVNTIGVLIIACPCALGLATPTSIMVATGRGAELGILVKRAESLEWLAHRLGTVVLDKTGTLTEGRPSVTEIWTPGSSPLALLRLAAVVEQHSEHPLAQAVVQKAEAEGISIPPAQHFQAKVGEGAEAWVEDQWVGIGRLSWLQAMGIAWDPSWLERVQTWESQGKTVIGVAQSHRLVGLLAIADPIKPTSPVAVRQLQEMGLEVILLTGDNPTTAQAIARQAGIRRVIAQVRPEQKAAYIRQLRRPRHRVAMVGDGINDAPALAEADVGIAIGTGTDVAIAASDITLISGDLRGVVTAIQLSRATLANIRQNLFFAFIYNTLGIPIAAGALYPFTGWLLNPMLAGAAMALSSVSVVANALRLWHFRPSPPTPLPGGEGS; this is translated from the coding sequence ATGTCTGATTCGGGTTCCCATTCCGCTGCCCCGGGCCTGTCCGCCTCATCTGCTGGCGGCACTTGGCGCTTGGCTATCCAGGGCATGAGCTGCGCCTCCTGCACTGCTGTCATTGAACAGGCCCTCAGTCGCGTGCGGGGCGTTACGGCACAAGCGGTCAACTTTGCCAGCGAGCAGGCCATCGTGCGAGGGGATCCCCGGCTGGTGAATCCGCAAGCCTTGATCCGGGCGGTGGAGCAGGCGGGGTATCAGGCGCGCTTGGTCGAAGACGATTGGCAACAGTCCGATCCGACCGACCCAGAACGGATCGCCCAACGGGCGGCAGAACGGGAATTGAAGCTGAAGGTGGCAATAGGAGTGGGCCTCAGCACGGTGCTGCTGATCGGATCCCTGCCGATGATGCTGGGGCGGGAGATCCCCGGCCTGCCCCCCTGGCTGCAGGATCCGTGGTTGCAGTTGCTGCTGACGGCGCCGGTGCAGTTTTGGGTGGGCCAGCCTTTTTATCGTGGCGCCTGGGCGGCTTGGCAGCGACGCTCGGCGGATATGAATACCTTGGTAGCTTTGGGAACGAGCGCCGCTTTTTTCTACTCCCTTTTTCCAACCCTCTTTCCCAACTTCTTCCACCAGCAGGGCCTGCACCCGGATGTGTACTACGAAGTGGCGGCGGTGGTCGTCACCCTGGTGCTGGTGGGCAAATGGATGGAGCAGCGGGCCAAGGGGCAAACCTCCGAGGCCATTCGCAAGCTGATCGGGCTGCAGCCGAAAACGGCAAGGGTCATCCGCGACGGGGTGGAGCAGGATATCCCGATTGCGGCGGTGCAGGTGGGGGATCGCATCCGGGTGCGCCCCGGTGAGAAGGTGCCAGTAGACGGGGTGATCCTGGAAGGATCCTCCAGCCTGGACGAGTCGATGGTGACGGGCGAGAGCCTGCCGGTGAGCAAGTCGGCAGGAGATGAGGTTATCGGGGCCACCCTCAACCAGACGGGCAGCTTTGTGATGGAAGCGCGGCGGGTGGGCAAAGATACGCTTCTGGCCCAGATCGTGCGCCTGGTGCAGGAGGCCCAGGGATCCAAAGCTCCCATTCAACAGGTGGCGGATCGGGTGACGGCCTGGTTTGTGCCGGCGGTGATCGGGGTAGCCATCCTAACTTTTGTGCTCTGGTGGGGGCTGGCGGGCAATCCGACGCTGGCTTTGGTGAACACCATTGGGGTGCTGATCATCGCCTGCCCTTGTGCGCTGGGGTTGGCCACCCCCACCTCGATCATGGTGGCGACGGGGCGGGGGGCAGAACTGGGGATCCTGGTGAAGCGGGCCGAAAGCCTGGAATGGCTGGCCCATCGCCTGGGCACAGTCGTCCTGGACAAAACCGGCACCCTCACCGAAGGCCGTCCCAGCGTCACCGAGATCTGGACGCCAGGATCTTCCCCCCTAGCCCTGTTGCGCCTGGCAGCGGTGGTGGAACAACACTCGGAACATCCGCTGGCCCAGGCAGTGGTGCAAAAAGCCGAAGCCGAAGGCATCTCGATCCCGCCGGCCCAGCACTTTCAGGCAAAAGTGGGCGAGGGGGCAGAAGCCTGGGTGGAGGATCAGTGGGTCGGCATCGGTCGGCTGAGCTGGTTGCAGGCGATGGGGATCGCTTGGGATCCCTCTTGGTTGGAGCGGGTTCAGACCTGGGAAAGCCAGGGCAAAACGGTGATCGGCGTGGCGCAATCCCACCGTCTGGTGGGGCTGTTGGCCATTGCCGACCCCATTAAACCCACCTCCCCTGTAGCGGTGCGCCAGCTTCAGGAGATGGGCCTGGAGGTGATCCTGCTGACCGGGGATAACCCCACCACCGCCCAGGCCATTGCTCGGCAGGCAGGCATTCGCCGGGTGATCGCCCAAGTCCGCCCTGAGCAAAAGGCAGCCTATATTCGCCAGCTCAGACGGCCCCGCCACCGGGTAGCGATGGTGGGAGATGGCATTAACGATGCGCCGGCACTGGCAGAAGCCGATGTGGGGATCGCCATCGGGACGGGCACCGATGTGGCCATAGCCGCCAGCGACATTACCCTGATATCCGGCGATTTGCGGGGCGTGGTTACCGCCATTCAACTTAGCCGCGCCACCCTTGCCAACATCCGCCAAAACCTCTTCTTCGCCTTTATCTACAACACGCTCGGGATCCCGATTGCCGCCGGGGCGCTCTACCCCTTCACCGGTTGGCTGCTCAACCCCATGCTGGCGGGGGCGGCCATGGCCTTGAGCTCTGTTTCCGTAGTGGCTAATGCCCTGCGGCTGTGGCATTTTCGGCCCTCACCCCCAACCCCTCTCCCTGGGGGAGAGGGGAGCTAG
- a CDS encoding sirohydrochlorin chelatase: protein MLDVLSFSPPRAVGQFSSPALPLLLIGHGSRDPEGQQAFLELAQVYQSLTPHRPVIPCFLELAQPSIAQGVEQCLAQGWQEIVALPLLLFGARHNKFDVTVELDRLQALHPQLRIHYGGPLGIRVEILQLLRERLATLLAAQPQQIPGAETVLLFVGRGSSDPEANAEACKLARLLWEGSGFAAVETCFIGITHPRLPVGLERALSWQPRRVVVLPYFLFTGVLVKKIEAAVEERRRQYPEIDWLMLPELGLVDAVLHSLQQLEQEALQGQTLMNCHLCKFRLAVSAELGAGHTHHHDHDSHGHGSHHHHSHHHHNHGHTPAAAADPWAELQSYHQRAWQVP from the coding sequence GTGTTGGATGTCCTCAGTTTTTCCCCTCCCCGTGCGGTTGGGCAGTTTTCTTCTCCTGCCTTGCCCCTGTTGCTCATCGGCCATGGATCCCGTGACCCTGAAGGGCAGCAAGCCTTTCTGGAGCTGGCCCAAGTTTATCAATCCCTCACCCCCCATCGGCCGGTGATCCCCTGCTTTTTGGAGCTAGCCCAGCCCAGTATTGCCCAGGGGGTGGAACAATGCTTGGCCCAAGGGTGGCAGGAGATCGTGGCCCTGCCGCTGCTGCTTTTTGGGGCGCGCCACAACAAGTTCGACGTGACGGTGGAGCTGGATCGTCTGCAGGCCCTCCACCCGCAGTTGCGCATCCACTACGGCGGGCCGCTGGGGATCCGGGTCGAGATCTTGCAACTGTTGCGGGAGCGATTGGCCACTCTGCTGGCTGCCCAGCCGCAGCAGATCCCAGGGGCGGAAACGGTGTTGCTGTTTGTCGGTCGCGGCTCCAGCGATCCCGAAGCCAACGCCGAAGCCTGTAAGCTGGCCCGGCTGCTTTGGGAAGGATCCGGGTTTGCTGCCGTGGAAACCTGCTTTATCGGCATCACCCATCCCCGCCTGCCGGTGGGTCTGGAGCGGGCCCTCTCTTGGCAGCCGCGCCGGGTGGTTGTGCTGCCCTATTTTCTCTTTACAGGGGTGCTGGTGAAAAAAATCGAGGCGGCGGTGGAAGAACGGCGACGCCAATACCCCGAGATCGACTGGCTGATGCTGCCGGAATTGGGCCTTGTGGACGCGGTGCTGCACAGCCTGCAGCAACTGGAGCAGGAAGCTCTCCAGGGCCAAACCCTGATGAACTGCCACCTCTGCAAGTTTCGCCTGGCGGTGAGCGCAGAGCTGGGAGCGGGGCATACTCATCACCATGACCATGACTCCCATGGGCACGGATCCCATCACCATCACTCTCACCATCACCACAACCACGGCCATACCCCCGCAGCAGCAGCGGATCCCTGGGCCGAATTGCAGAGCTACCACCAGCGGGCTTGGCAAGTGCCCTAA
- a CDS encoding PAP/fibrillin family protein, giving the protein MPESLAEQKLALLRLLEGADRGRKVSPDQKAQILSHIAALEALNPTPRPTSVPEQLEGNWLTLFTTSTDLLRLAQLPLLTTGEIYQCIRAKAGRVFNVAEIQGSGWLQAWLPRGVVAVAARFYPESECRVRVIFERLVLGSQALMSYEIESFLYLLERDPKRIPAVQIDVRRREPTGWLDITYLDEDLRLGRGSEGSVFVLKRVG; this is encoded by the coding sequence ATGCCTGAGTCTTTGGCTGAGCAAAAGCTGGCCCTGTTGCGCCTGCTGGAGGGGGCTGACCGAGGCCGGAAGGTTTCCCCTGACCAGAAAGCCCAGATCTTGTCTCACATTGCTGCTTTGGAGGCGCTCAACCCCACCCCCAGGCCAACCTCTGTTCCTGAACAGTTGGAGGGGAACTGGCTTACCCTATTTACCACCAGCACAGACCTGCTGCGGCTGGCCCAGTTGCCCCTTCTGACCACCGGCGAGATCTACCAGTGCATTCGGGCCAAAGCTGGGCGGGTCTTTAACGTGGCGGAGATCCAGGGATCCGGCTGGCTGCAGGCTTGGCTGCCCCGGGGAGTTGTGGCGGTGGCGGCCCGCTTCTACCCAGAGTCGGAATGCCGGGTCAGGGTCATTTTCGAGCGCTTGGTGCTCGGATCCCAGGCCTTGATGAGCTACGAGATCGAGAGTTTTCTCTATCTGCTCGAGCGGGATCCCAAACGGATCCCGGCGGTGCAGATCGACGTTCGCCGCCGCGAGCCAACGGGTTGGCTGGATATCACCTATTTGGATGAAGACTTGCGGCTGGGTCGGGGCAGCGAGGGGAGTGTATTTGTTCTAAAGCGGGTCGGCTAG
- a CDS encoding L-threonylcarbamoyladenylate synthase, with protein sequence MAEYFKLHPQHPQARSIQRIAAALREGAVMLYPTDTVYAIGCDVTHKQAVERVRRLKRLSNDKPLTFLCPSLSQIAQYAQVSDPAYRLMRRLIPGPFTFLLPATKLVPKLVMDPKRKTTGIRVPDSAICQALLAELGNPIVSTSAKLGGDPVGSLEVGFDSAGDWEEGGIFTAEEMRQLEKQVDLVLDDEAPYRAQVSTVIDLTGPEPLLVRAGLGYEQVADLINLNLKPVEAEG encoded by the coding sequence ATGGCCGAGTATTTTAAGCTCCATCCACAGCATCCCCAGGCCCGTTCCATCCAACGGATTGCAGCCGCTCTGCGGGAAGGGGCGGTCATGCTTTACCCCACCGATACGGTCTATGCCATTGGCTGCGATGTCACCCACAAGCAGGCGGTGGAGCGGGTAAGGCGTCTCAAGCGGCTTTCCAACGACAAGCCCCTCACCTTTTTGTGCCCTTCGCTTTCCCAAATTGCCCAGTATGCCCAAGTGAGCGATCCCGCCTATCGGCTGATGCGGCGGCTGATCCCGGGCCCGTTTACGTTTTTGCTGCCGGCCACCAAGCTGGTGCCCAAGTTGGTCATGGATCCCAAGCGGAAAACCACCGGCATCCGCGTGCCCGATTCGGCCATCTGTCAGGCGCTGTTGGCCGAGCTGGGCAATCCCATCGTCTCCACCTCGGCCAAGCTGGGCGGGGATCCCGTCGGCTCTTTGGAGGTGGGTTTTGACTCTGCTGGGGATTGGGAAGAGGGGGGAATCTTTACCGCCGAGGAAATGCGACAGTTGGAGAAACAGGTGGATTTGGTGCTGGATGACGAGGCTCCCTATCGGGCCCAGGTCTCGACGGTGATCGATCTCACGGGGCCGGAGCCGCTGCTGGTGCGGGCCGGCTTGGGGTACGAGCAGGTGGCGGATCTAATAAATCTAAATCTGAAGCCGGTGGAAGCGGAGGGTTGA
- the obgE gene encoding GTPase ObgE, whose protein sequence is MHFIDQAEIEVQAGNGGDGIVAFRREKYVPAGGPSGGNGGRGGSVILVADPGLQTLLDFRFQPVIKAEHGAKGGPNHRSGASGADRLVRVPCGTMVFDTETGELLGDLVQPGDRLLVARGGKGGLGNAHFLSNHNRAPRQFTRGQPGERRRLRLELKLIAEVGIVGMPNAGKSTLISVVSSARPKIADYPFTTLQPNLGVVPHPAGDGVVFADIPGLIEGAHRGVGLGHDFLRHVERTRVLIHLVDGTAADPVRDYQIIQQELRAYGHGLSDKPQIVVLNKIDALEPQEVSERTQRLSMAAGAPVSAISAVARQGLEPLLQRVWQCLGRDPDLHRPAAASKIQPVRGQENLRIGVPLPSQNSEMSGYVYLGGGSAPRFAPDQVGH, encoded by the coding sequence TTGCACTTTATCGACCAGGCGGAAATTGAAGTGCAGGCGGGGAACGGCGGAGATGGCATTGTTGCCTTTCGCCGGGAAAAGTATGTGCCCGCCGGAGGGCCCTCAGGGGGCAATGGAGGACGGGGCGGCTCGGTGATCCTGGTGGCAGATCCCGGCCTGCAGACCTTGTTGGATTTTCGCTTTCAGCCGGTGATCAAGGCAGAACATGGGGCCAAAGGGGGGCCCAACCATCGCAGTGGCGCCAGTGGTGCGGATCGGCTGGTGCGGGTGCCCTGCGGCACAATGGTGTTCGACACAGAGACCGGCGAGCTGCTGGGGGATCTGGTGCAGCCCGGGGATCGGCTGCTGGTGGCTCGGGGCGGGAAAGGCGGCCTGGGCAATGCCCATTTTCTCAGCAACCACAATCGGGCTCCCCGCCAATTTACCAGGGGCCAACCGGGAGAGCGGCGACGCCTGCGCCTGGAGCTAAAGCTCATTGCCGAGGTGGGGATCGTCGGTATGCCCAATGCGGGCAAATCCACCCTGATCTCGGTGGTCTCGTCCGCCCGGCCCAAGATCGCCGATTACCCCTTCACCACCCTGCAGCCCAATTTGGGAGTGGTGCCCCATCCTGCCGGGGATGGGGTGGTGTTTGCCGACATTCCCGGACTGATCGAGGGGGCACACCGAGGGGTGGGGTTGGGCCACGACTTTTTGCGCCATGTGGAGCGCACGCGGGTGTTGATCCACCTGGTGGACGGCACAGCAGCAGATCCCGTCAGGGATTACCAAATCATTCAGCAGGAGCTGCGCGCCTACGGCCACGGGCTAAGCGACAAGCCGCAGATTGTGGTTTTGAACAAGATCGATGCCCTTGAGCCCCAGGAGGTGAGCGAGCGCACCCAGCGGCTGTCAATGGCTGCCGGTGCCCCGGTATCGGCCATCTCGGCGGTTGCCAGGCAGGGGCTGGAGCCCTTGTTGCAGCGGGTGTGGCAGTGCCTGGGCCGGGATCCGGATCTCCATCGACCCGCGGCGGCTAGCAAAATCCAGCCAGTTCGGGGGCAGGAGAATCTTAGAATAGGAGTGCCCCTGCCTTCCCAAAACTCAGAGATGAGCGGCTATGTATATCTCGGCGGAGGATCTGCCCCCCGATTTGCGCCAGATCAAGTTGGCCATTGA